A single region of the Pontibacter kalidii genome encodes:
- the fbp gene encoding class 1 fructose-bisphosphatase → MNDKLGLPVGTTLDRFIMRKQEDFPFATGELSQLLRDIALAAKIVNREINRAGLLDVTGAYGQQNVQGEDQQKLDVIANIRFIRALRNGGEVCTIISEEEDEAIQTGNTRGKYIVAIDPLDGSSNIDVNVSIGTIFSIYRRTSDQGCDGTMEDCLQPGVRQVGAGYIIYGSSTMLVYTTGAGVNGFTYDPTLGEFFLSHPNICTPKTGKIYSINEGTYNFFPEGVKQYVQYCKDNEYSARYIGSLVGDFHRNLLKGGIYIYPSTTKVPKGKLRLMYECNALAFIVEQAGGKATDGSQRIMELVPTELHQRCPLFIGSPEMVDKAEEFLKAEVAVN, encoded by the coding sequence ATGAATGACAAACTCGGACTGCCTGTAGGCACAACGCTGGACAGGTTTATCATGAGAAAGCAAGAGGACTTCCCGTTCGCTACCGGGGAGCTGTCTCAGTTGCTTCGCGACATTGCCCTGGCGGCGAAGATCGTGAACCGCGAAATTAACCGCGCGGGCCTGCTGGATGTCACCGGCGCCTACGGTCAGCAGAACGTGCAGGGCGAGGACCAGCAGAAGCTGGACGTGATCGCAAACATCCGCTTTATACGTGCCTTGCGCAACGGCGGCGAAGTGTGCACCATCATTTCGGAGGAGGAAGACGAGGCGATCCAGACGGGCAATACCCGCGGCAAGTACATCGTTGCCATCGATCCGCTGGACGGCTCTTCCAACATCGATGTGAACGTGTCCATCGGCACGATCTTCTCGATCTACCGCCGCACCTCCGACCAAGGCTGCGACGGCACCATGGAAGATTGCCTGCAGCCGGGCGTGCGCCAGGTAGGGGCGGGTTACATCATCTACGGCTCCTCCACCATGCTGGTGTATACCACAGGCGCAGGCGTAAACGGCTTCACCTACGACCCGACGCTGGGCGAGTTCTTCCTCTCGCACCCGAACATCTGCACGCCAAAAACGGGTAAGATCTACTCCATCAACGAGGGTACCTACAACTTTTTCCCGGAAGGGGTGAAGCAGTATGTACAGTATTGCAAGGACAACGAGTACTCGGCGCGCTATATTGGCTCGCTGGTGGGCGATTTCCACCGAAACCTGCTCAAGGGCGGCATTTACATCTACCCCTCCACTACTAAAGTGCCCAAGGGCAAGCTGCGCCTGATGTATGAGTGCAACGCGCTGGCGTTTATTGTGGAACAGGCCGGCGGAAAGGCTACCGACGGCTCGCAGCGCATCATGGAGCTGGTGCCAACAGAACTGCACCAACGCTGCCCGCTGTTTATCGGCTCGCCCGAGATGGTAGACAAGGCGGAGGAATTCCTGAAGGCCGAAGTGGCCGTAAACTAA
- a CDS encoding DUF5606 family protein yields the protein MPIDLRQVAAVSGQSGLYRVVKPTRTGVILESLEENPKTMVAQARHRMSLLDEISIYTTDGEGTVPLAEVFDRVNEKYGESLPLSDKPGNEDYKEFMASVLPNYDEDRVYVSDMKKLATWYAIVRQHVGFTEAAKPESKKATEKPEAEEKAPAEKKPSKKKSEKEA from the coding sequence ATGCCTATTGATTTAAGACAAGTTGCAGCAGTTTCTGGCCAGAGTGGCCTGTACCGTGTAGTAAAGCCTACACGCACCGGTGTGATTTTGGAGAGCCTGGAGGAGAACCCTAAGACCATGGTAGCGCAGGCGCGCCACCGCATGTCGCTGCTCGACGAGATCTCTATCTATACTACTGACGGGGAGGGCACCGTGCCGCTTGCAGAAGTGTTTGACCGCGTAAACGAAAAGTATGGCGAGAGCCTGCCGCTGAGCGATAAGCCCGGAAACGAAGACTACAAGGAGTTTATGGCCAGCGTGCTGCCAAACTACGACGAGGACCGCGTATACGTGTCGGACATGAAAAAGCTGGCGACCTGGTACGCCATCGTGCGACAACACGTTGGCTTTACTGAGGCAGCTAAACCTGAATCAAAAAAGGCAACAGAAAAACCAGAGGCTGAGGAAAAAGCCCCTGCCGAGAAAAAGCCTTCCAAGAAGAAATCCGAGAAGGAAGCATAA
- a CDS encoding energy transducer TonB: MRTRISFLFILFAMLAVTASAQSGSKATAQASKEENVWVPDKPIPVADFYEGGQEAMYKAIYKELQYPMLAKRNRVQGDCIISFTVNPDGSTSNFKVLRNAGAGTGEEALRVARLLKFKAPGFGVDASIPIVFKL, translated from the coding sequence ATGAGAACCAGAATTTCATTTTTGTTTATTTTATTTGCCATGCTGGCAGTTACGGCGAGTGCCCAAAGCGGCAGCAAGGCAACGGCTCAGGCCTCTAAAGAGGAAAACGTTTGGGTACCTGACAAGCCCATTCCTGTGGCAGACTTCTATGAGGGAGGCCAGGAGGCCATGTACAAAGCCATCTATAAGGAGCTGCAGTACCCGATGCTGGCCAAGCGCAACCGCGTGCAGGGCGACTGCATCATCAGCTTCACTGTGAACCCGGATGGGTCCACGTCTAATTTTAAAGTATTGCGCAATGCCGGTGCAGGCACTGGCGAGGAGGCGCTGCGCGTGGCCAGGCTGCTTAAGTTTAAGGCGCCCGGCTTTGGCGTGGATGCCAGCATCCCAATCGTATTTAAATTATAA
- the yihA gene encoding ribosome biogenesis GTP-binding protein YihA/YsxC, giving the protein MVIKEAKFLMSNTKVEACPTPDKPEYAFIGRSNVGKSSLINMLTEQKKLAKTSGQPGKTQLINHFLINDEWYLVDLPGYGYAKVSKSSREEWRRMINYYLQKRENLTCVFVLIDSRHDPMAPDVEFIHQLGNMGVPFVIVFTKLDKQSSIKTDSTIAAWKRKLRETWDELPQMFRTSSEKQIGRDEILTFIDEVNAQVQNQH; this is encoded by the coding sequence ATGGTTATTAAGGAAGCTAAATTCTTGATGAGTAACACAAAGGTGGAGGCCTGCCCTACCCCCGATAAGCCAGAGTACGCCTTTATCGGGCGCTCCAATGTGGGCAAATCGTCGCTCATCAACATGCTTACCGAGCAGAAGAAGCTTGCCAAAACATCGGGGCAGCCAGGCAAAACCCAACTCATCAACCACTTCCTTATTAATGATGAGTGGTACCTGGTGGATTTGCCCGGCTACGGCTACGCCAAAGTGAGCAAGAGCTCGCGCGAGGAATGGCGCCGTATGATCAACTATTACCTGCAGAAGCGGGAAAACCTGACCTGCGTATTTGTGCTGATAGACAGCCGCCACGACCCGATGGCCCCAGACGTGGAGTTCATCCACCAGCTCGGCAACATGGGCGTGCCGTTTGTTATCGTGTTCACCAAACTCGACAAGCAGTCGTCCATCAAGACAGACTCAACCATAGCCGCGTGGAAGCGTAAACTGCGTGAAACATGGGATGAACTGCCCCAGATGTTCCGCACTTCCTCAGAAAAGCAGATTGGCCGCGACGAGATCCTTACCTTTATAGACGAGGTGAACGCGCAGGTGCAGAATCAGCACTGA
- a CDS encoding OmpA family protein, producing the protein MNYLAKSFSRVSLLLAMVCLLAATASAQSTRKQMRTANKFFKKENYRAALPYYDQVLAADPNNAKALYFAGISYLTFDKEKSADYLYRAAELNPKVDKELEYWLGRTDHINYRFDSAIEHFQNYQKTIKPRNVERKEEVAQLIQYAKNAKREVANPKDVFVKNLGGDVNTAFSEHSPVISSDYNYLLFTSRAEGATGGKAAEDGEYFEDIFETNRTGVDSWEKPRIVPGALNSPGHDASIQLFDNDTKLLLYQSVNNGDIMVSERQPDGSWGTPKSISDKVNTRDFESDAYITPDGTTLFFSTSHYSENGDLDLYMVQRDKGGNWGNPKSLGRTINSRFDEDSPYLSADGTLFFASRGHNSMGGYDIFASKYDSVARRWARPENLGSPINTPDDDTYYRLAPDGSYAYLSSYRIGGYGEKDIYTINYIKNADVKGRVLVQGDSTLTLPGVELIFNGQQADNRPISYRDVSKPDSATYNVNVLSGRNYQVQLSLDGEVLETQEFEVPVVLDDTTTIRKDFFVTLDDTTAARIARLAPDAAVGDFQMENIYFATDKYDLRPEAIQELDRIAEIMKANPTLNISIEGHTDSRASDSYNMTLGQNRADAAFDYLVGKDISAKRMVTVSYGESRPAVPNTSADNMQLNRRTIFRVLKREEIQQGQEVQ; encoded by the coding sequence ATGAATTATTTAGCCAAATCGTTCTCGCGGGTTTCTCTGCTGCTTGCCATGGTATGCCTTTTGGCTGCCACTGCATCGGCACAAAGCACCAGGAAACAAATGCGAACCGCCAACAAATTTTTTAAGAAGGAAAATTACCGCGCGGCGCTGCCTTACTATGACCAGGTGCTGGCTGCGGACCCTAACAATGCCAAGGCCCTGTACTTTGCAGGCATCAGCTACCTGACCTTCGACAAGGAGAAGTCGGCTGATTACCTGTACCGCGCTGCAGAGCTGAACCCGAAAGTGGACAAAGAGCTGGAGTACTGGCTGGGCCGTACCGACCACATTAACTACCGCTTCGACAGCGCCATCGAGCACTTCCAGAACTACCAGAAAACCATCAAACCCCGAAACGTAGAGCGTAAGGAGGAAGTGGCGCAGCTGATCCAGTACGCTAAGAACGCCAAGCGCGAGGTAGCAAACCCTAAGGACGTGTTTGTGAAGAACCTGGGTGGTGACGTAAACACGGCATTCTCGGAGCACAGCCCGGTTATTTCGTCAGACTACAACTACCTGCTGTTCACCTCCCGCGCGGAGGGAGCCACCGGTGGTAAGGCAGCCGAGGATGGCGAGTACTTCGAGGATATCTTTGAGACCAACCGTACTGGCGTGGACTCTTGGGAGAAACCGCGCATTGTGCCAGGTGCCCTGAACAGCCCCGGCCACGATGCCTCTATCCAACTGTTCGACAACGATACAAAGCTGCTGCTCTACCAATCGGTTAACAACGGCGACATTATGGTGTCTGAGCGCCAGCCCGACGGAAGCTGGGGCACACCGAAGAGCATCAGCGACAAAGTAAACACCCGCGACTTTGAGTCTGACGCCTACATCACGCCAGACGGAACCACGCTGTTCTTCTCCACCAGCCACTACTCTGAGAACGGTGACCTGGACCTGTATATGGTGCAGCGCGACAAAGGCGGCAACTGGGGCAACCCCAAGAGCCTGGGCAGAACGATTAACTCCCGTTTCGACGAGGACAGCCCCTACCTGTCGGCTGACGGTACCCTGTTCTTCGCCTCGCGTGGACACAACAGCATGGGTGGCTACGATATCTTCGCTTCCAAGTATGACTCGGTGGCACGCCGCTGGGCCCGTCCGGAAAACCTGGGCTCCCCGATCAACACGCCGGATGATGACACCTACTACCGTTTGGCGCCGGACGGAAGCTACGCTTACCTGTCGTCTTACCGCATTGGTGGCTACGGAGAGAAGGATATCTACACCATCAACTACATCAAAAACGCGGATGTGAAAGGCCGTGTGCTGGTGCAGGGCGACAGCACCCTGACACTGCCAGGCGTGGAACTGATCTTCAACGGTCAGCAGGCGGATAACCGCCCGATCTCTTACCGCGATGTGAGCAAGCCGGACTCCGCTACCTATAACGTGAACGTGCTGTCTGGCCGTAACTACCAGGTGCAGCTCTCTCTGGACGGCGAGGTGCTGGAGACGCAGGAGTTTGAAGTGCCGGTTGTACTCGACGATACGACGACGATCAGAAAAGACTTCTTCGTGACTTTGGATGACACGACGGCTGCCCGTATCGCGCGACTTGCGCCGGACGCGGCTGTGGGTGATTTCCAGATGGAAAACATCTACTTCGCTACAGACAAGTATGACCTGCGCCCGGAGGCAATCCAGGAGCTGGACAGAATTGCTGAGATCATGAAGGCAAACCCAACGCTGAACATCAGCATCGAAGGCCACACCGACTCACGTGCCAGCGACTCTTACAACATGACACTGGGCCAGAACCGTGCTGACGCCGCTTTCGATTACCTGGTGGGCAAGGACATCTCGGCTAAGCGTATGGTAACGGTAAGCTACGGCGAGAGCAGACCAGCTGTGCCGAACACATCGGCTGACAACATGCAGCTGAACCGCAGAACGATCTTCCGTGTGCTGAAGCGTGAGGAGATTCAGCAGGGACAGGAAGTGCAGTAA